A window of Rhododendron vialii isolate Sample 1 chromosome 11a, ASM3025357v1 contains these coding sequences:
- the LOC131308295 gene encoding eukaryotic initiation factor 4A-14-like, producing the protein MASLAPEGSQFDTRQYDTKMNELLGTADGEEFFTSYDEVYDSFDAMGLQENLLRGIYAYGFEKPSAIQQRGIVPFCKGLDVIQQAQSGTGKTATFCSGVLQQLDYNIVECQALVLAPTRELAQQIEKVMRALGDYLGVKVHACVGGTSVREDQRILSSGVHVVVGTPGRVFDMLRRQSLHPDYIKMFVLDEADEMLSRGFKDQIYDIFQLLPPKIQVGVFSATMPPEALEITRKFMNKPVRILVKRDELTLEGIKQFYVNVDKEEWKLETLCDLYETLAITQSVIFVNTRRKVDWLTDKMRSRDHTVSATHGDMDQNTRDIIMREFRSGSSRVLITTDLLARGIDVQQVSLVINYDLPTQPENYLHRIGRSGRFGRKGVAINFVTKDDERMLFDIQKFYNVVVEELPANVADLL; encoded by the exons ATGGCTAGCTTGGCTCCCGAAGGTTCTCAATTTGATACTCGTCAATATGATACCAAAATGAATGAGTT ACTTGGCACAGCTGATGGAGAAGAATTCTTCACCTCATATGATGAAGTTTATGACAGCTTTGATGCAATGGGCTTACAAGAAAATCTGCTGCGGGGCATCTACGCTTATG GTTTTGAGAAGCCATCTGCAATTCAGCAAAGGGGAATAGTTCCGTTCTGTAAAGGACTAGATGTTATTCAACAAGCACAGTCTGGAACTGGAAAAACCGCAACTTTCTGCTCTGGAGTTCTTCAGCAGCTTGATTATAACATAGTTGAGTGCCAGGCATTGGTTCTTGCACCCACTCGTGAACTCGCCCAACAAATTGAGAAGGTTATGCGAGCACTAGGTGACTATCTCGGTGTGAAGGTTCATGCTTGTGTGGGAGGGACCAGTGTGCGTGAGGATCAGCGCATTCTCTCAAGTGGGGTCCATGTTGTTGTTGGTACTCCTGGCCGAGTATTTGACATGTTGCGGAGACAGTCGCTTCATCCTGATTACATTAAAATGTTTGTGTTGGATGAAGCTGATGAAATGCTTTCACGTGGTTTCAAGGATCAG ATCTATGACATTTTCCAGTTGCTGCCACCCAAAATCCAGGTTGGGGTGTTCTCTGCCACTATGCCACCCGAGGCCCTCGAAATCACTAGGAAATTCATGAATAAACCCGTGAGGATTCTTGTGAAACGTGATGAACTTACACTTGAGGGTATTAAGCAATTTTATGTCAACGTTGATAAGGAGGAATGGAAGCTTGAGACTCTTTGTGATCTTTATGAAACCTTGGCGATAACCCAAAGTGTCATCTTTGTTAACACTCGGCGCAAGGTTGACTGGCTCACTGACAAAATGCGCAGCCGTGATCACACTGTCTCTGCCACCCATGGAGACATGGATCAGAACACGAGAGATATCATCATGCGGGAATTTAGGTCTGGTTCCTCTCGTGTGCTCATTACCACTGATCTCTTGGCCCGTGGTATTGATGTCCAACAAGTCTCCCTTGTGATCAATTATGACCTCCCAACGCAGCCAGAGAACTATCTACATCGAATTGGACGTAGTGGACGGTTTGGGAGGAAAGGTGTTGCCATCAATTTTGTCACAAAAGACGATGAGAGGATGCTCTTTGACATCCAGAAGTTCTACAATGTGGTAGTTGAGGAGCTTCCAGCAAACGTTGCTGATCTCCTTTGA